In Chryseobacterium gleum, a single genomic region encodes these proteins:
- a CDS encoding MFS transporter encodes MNSSEKAPQGSRRLRNIKLCIFFSGLSVFAQLYLFQPMLPMAAEQFGVSVGDTSLLVSSSTIGMALGLLFFAFKADSYSRKSLMVFSLVSSAMLTIISTWIPALSLLIGIGVLKGFVVSGVSAVALAYLTEEVNALAVPAAISMYLSGNTIGGMSGRILATLFAGEFGWRNAVLLIGIESLILGVIFWKLFPESRFFNPQKTDYHLKVKQMKFFLTNPYMLRLYCTAALLMGVFVSAYNYLTFRLEAQPFSLSHFMIAFIFLMYIFGVFGTMIVGRLSRRFPMNDILKGSILFMLTGAALLLSENIYILIFGLGLFTLSFFAAHTMASQMTALYAKRGKSSATSIYWLFYYFGSSILGSGTGYILHAFSWNIFIGTLILSVIIALLLTTANVNPREKTKS; translated from the coding sequence ATGAATTCATCTGAAAAAGCTCCTCAGGGCAGCCGGCGCCTCCGAAACATAAAACTTTGTATTTTCTTTTCAGGACTTTCGGTTTTTGCACAGCTATACCTCTTTCAGCCCATGCTTCCTATGGCAGCAGAACAGTTTGGCGTATCCGTAGGTGATACTTCCCTGCTTGTCTCTTCTTCTACAATAGGTATGGCATTGGGATTATTATTTTTTGCTTTCAAAGCTGACAGCTATTCGAGAAAAAGCCTGATGGTCTTTTCACTGGTTTCATCTGCCATGCTTACCATTATTTCTACCTGGATTCCTGCTTTAAGCCTTCTGATTGGTATCGGGGTGTTGAAAGGTTTTGTTGTTTCCGGAGTTTCCGCAGTGGCTTTGGCCTATCTTACAGAGGAGGTGAATGCTCTTGCAGTGCCTGCTGCCATTAGTATGTATCTCAGCGGCAATACGATCGGAGGAATGAGCGGAAGAATACTGGCCACTTTATTTGCCGGTGAATTCGGATGGCGTAATGCAGTGCTGCTTATCGGAATAGAAAGCCTTATTCTGGGTGTCATATTCTGGAAGCTGTTCCCGGAGTCAAGGTTTTTCAATCCTCAGAAAACGGATTATCACCTGAAGGTAAAACAGATGAAATTTTTCCTTACCAATCCTTATATGCTCCGTTTGTACTGTACAGCTGCATTGCTGATGGGAGTTTTTGTAAGTGCTTATAATTACCTTACATTCAGACTGGAAGCACAACCATTTTCATTAAGTCATTTTATGATTGCCTTTATCTTTCTGATGTATATTTTCGGAGTCTTCGGAACTATGATTGTCGGGCGTCTTTCCAGAAGGTTCCCAATGAATGATATCCTTAAAGGTTCTATCCTGTTTATGCTTACGGGAGCCGCATTACTATTATCAGAAAATATTTATATCCTTATCTTCGGGCTCGGCCTTTTTACTCTTTCATTTTTTGCGGCACATACTATGGCCAGCCAGATGACCGCTTTGTATGCCAAACGTGGAAAATCTTCAGCAACTTCTATTTACTGGCTTTTCTATTATTTTGGTTCAAGCATACTGGGGAGCGGTACCGGTTATATTCTTCATGCTTTTTCCTGGAATATTTTCATAGGTACCCTTATTCTGTCTGTTATCATTGCACTTCTTTTAACCACTGCCAATGTGAATCCAAGGGAAAAAACAAAAAGCTGA
- a CDS encoding helix-turn-helix domain-containing protein, whose protein sequence is MNDLKNYLLPQMTATKDIKIEQYKRQLVYYYNILMSVILAIFGLIFTFIIPDKIMAWYLFGGLFLLDYTYLIVRKTYSVNVMVHSYIIIATLYNFYIMLAFWNNSIASFVWLIPIPLAAYVFFPRKYVFIYSLFVLLNIAAGYLISKNFSFDFPQHSQDDVRITDTILMVSNVAVISLLLFFKDKIKRVEIYHEIESKIHTPETQTTQAAEKIPFADELFEKIESVMQEKQLYKDVNFNISKLSTVMDINSSYISKSIRAKGYPNFNNYLNRYRIECVKRLLHENDIEKVTLMYIYTEAGFSNQSTFNRVFKQMENITPSEYISNLQVH, encoded by the coding sequence TTGAATGATTTAAAAAATTATCTCCTTCCACAAATGACCGCTACAAAAGATATAAAAATTGAACAATACAAAAGACAGCTGGTTTATTATTATAATATTCTGATGTCTGTTATTCTTGCCATATTTGGTTTGATATTTACTTTTATTATTCCGGATAAAATAATGGCCTGGTATCTTTTCGGAGGACTTTTTTTACTTGATTATACTTACCTGATTGTTCGTAAAACCTATTCGGTGAATGTAATGGTGCATTCGTATATCATTATTGCGACACTTTATAACTTTTACATTATGCTAGCTTTCTGGAACAATTCTATAGCGAGTTTTGTCTGGCTTATTCCTATTCCGCTGGCAGCCTATGTTTTTTTTCCAAGGAAGTATGTATTCATTTACAGTCTCTTTGTTTTGCTGAATATTGCGGCAGGATATCTTATATCAAAAAATTTCAGCTTTGACTTCCCTCAGCATAGTCAGGATGATGTAAGAATTACAGATACAATCCTGATGGTTTCCAATGTTGCTGTTATATCACTTCTACTCTTTTTTAAGGATAAAATAAAGCGTGTTGAAATTTATCATGAAATTGAAAGCAAGATTCATACTCCGGAAACTCAAACCACTCAGGCAGCAGAAAAAATTCCTTTTGCAGATGAGCTGTTTGAAAAAATAGAATCCGTCATGCAGGAAAAACAACTGTATAAAGATGTAAATTTTAATATTTCAAAGCTTTCTACAGTAATGGATATTAACAGCAGCTATATATCAAAATCAATACGTGCAAAAGGGTATCCCAATTTCAACAATTACCTGAATAGGTACAGGATTGAATGTGTAAAAAGACTTCTTCATGAAAATGATATTGAAAAAGTTACCCTGATGTATATTTACACCGAGGCAGGATTTTCCAACCAATCTACTTTCAACAGGGTATTCAAACAGATGGAAAACATTACTCCATCTGAATATATCAGCAATTTACAGGTGCACTGA